Proteins from one Bactrocera neohumeralis isolate Rockhampton chromosome 3, APGP_CSIRO_Bneo_wtdbg2-racon-allhic-juicebox.fasta_v2, whole genome shotgun sequence genomic window:
- the LOC126752098 gene encoding myosin-VIIa, translating into MVIVTRGDYIWIEPASGREFDVAIGARVISAEGRRIQVRDDDGNEIWLSPERRIKAMHASSVQGVEDMISLGDLHEAGILRNLLIRYKENLIYTYTGSILVAVNPYQILPIYTADQIKLYKERKIGELPPHIFAIGDNAYAHMKRYRQDQCIVISGESGAGKTESTKLILQYLAAISGKHSWIEQQILEANPILEAFGNAKTVRNDNSSRFGKYIDIHFSSSGVIEGAKIEQYLLEKSRIVSQNHSERNYHVFYCILAGLSAEEKRRLDLGNAADYKYLTGGDCITCEGRDDAAEFSDIRSAMKVLLFSDQEIWEIIKLLAALLHCGNIRYKATVVDNLDATEIPEHINVERVAALLGLPMQPLIDALTRRTLFAHGETVVSTLSREQSVDVRDAFVKGIYGRMFVHIVRKINSAIFKPRGTSRNAIGVLDIFGFENFDQNSFEQFCINYANENLQQFFVQHIFKLEQEEYNHEAINWQHIEFVDNQDALDLIAIKQLNIMALIDEEARFPKGTDHTMLAKLHKTHGAHKNYLKPKSDINTSFGLNHFAGVVFYDTSGFLDKNRDTFSPDLLHLVSQSSNKFLRQIFNQDIEMGAETRKRTPTLSTQFRKSLDALMKTLSTCQPFFIRCIKPNELKKPMLFDRGLCCRQLRYSGMMETIRIRRAGYPIRHGFRDFVERYRFLIPGVPPAHRTECRAATARICATVLGKSDYQLGNTKVFLKDAHDLFLEQERDRVLTRKILILQRTIRGWVYRRRYLRMREAVITVQRFWKGYAQRQRYRQMRVGYMRLQALIRSRVLSHRFRHLRGHIVGLQAHARGYLVRREYGHKMWAIIKIQSHVRRMIAMRKYQKLREEYKQFAEVLHLRKLEEQELMHKGNKHAREIAEQHYRDRLHELERREMEKEIEERRRVEVKKNIINDAARKQDEPVDDSKLVEAMFDFLPDSSSEAPTPHGGRETSVFNDLPHNNSMNHEDIIGPLHVSEDEEDLSEFKFQKFAATYFQGNVTHQYSKKALKHPLLPLHTQGDQLAAQALWITILRFTGDMPEPKYHTMDRMDTTSVMSKVTATLGRNFIRSKEFQEAQLMGLDPEAFLKQKPRSIRHKLVSLTLKRKNKLGEDVRRRLQDEEYTADSYQSWLQSRPTSNLEKLHFIIGHGILRAELRDEIYCQICKQLTNNPLKSSHARGWILLSLCVGCFAPSEKFVNYLRAFIREGPPGYAPYCEERLKRTFNNGTRNQPPSWLELQATKSKKPIMLPITFMDGNTKTLLADSATTARELCNQLSDKITLKDQFGFSLYIALFDKVSSLGSGGDHVMDAISQCEQYAKEQGAQERNAPWRLFFRKEIFAPWHDPTHDQVATNLIYQQVVRGVKFGEYRCDKEDDLAMIAAQQYFIEYGTDMSMERLFTLLPNFIPDFCLTGVEKAIERWAALVLQAYKKSYYVRDKVAALKIKEDIVSYAKLKWPLLFSRFYEAYRNSGPNLPKNDVIIAVNWTGVYVVDDQEQVLLELSFPEITAVSSQKTNKVFTQTFSLSTVRGEEFTFQSPNAEDIRDLVVYFLDGLKKRSRYVIAIQDYRAPSDGSSFLSFLKGDLIILEDESCGESVLNNGWCIGRCERTQERGDFPAETVYVLPTLTKPPQDILALFNIEEAHHGRRLSMVSNGAPEPRDRPHTLMEYALDHFRLPPKRTMSKTLTLSSKRADEIWRYSRDPIKAPLLRKLQSKEELAEEACFAFAAILKYMGDLPSKRPRMGNEITDHIFDGPLKHEILRDEIYCQIMKQLTDNRNRVSEERGWELMWLATGLFACSQGLLKELMMFLRTRRHPISQDSMHRLQKTIRNGQRKYPPHQVEVEAIQHKTTQIFHKVYFPDDTDEAFEVDSSTRAKDFCHNISQRLSLRTSEGFSLFVKIADKVISVPEGDFFFDFVRHLTDWIKKARPIRDGSNPQFTYQVFFMKKLWTNTVPGKDRNADLIFHYHQELPKLLRGYHKCSREEAAKLAALVYRVRYGENKQELQAIPQMLRELIPSDIMKMQSTSEWKRAIVASYNQDGGMSSEDAKVAFLKIVYRWPTFGSAFFEVKQTTEPNYPEMLLIAINKHGVSLIHPVTKDILITHPFTRISNWSSGNTYFHMTIGNLVRGSKLLCETSLGYKMDDLLTSYISLMLTNMNKNRTIRAN; encoded by the exons atggtgATTGTAACACGA GGTGACTACATCTGGATAGAACCCGCATCGGGTAGGGAATTCGATGTAGCCATTGGCGCTCGTGTCATATCGGCCGAAGGTAGACGCATACAAGTACGCGACGATGATGGCAATGAAATATGGCTATCGCCCGAACGGCGCATCAAAGCGATGCATGCCTCCTCGGTGCAGGGTGTGGAGGATATGATATCGTTGGGTGATCTGCACGAGGCGGGCATTCTCAGAAATCTACTCATACGCTACAAAGAGAATTTGATCTAT ACTTACACTGGCTCCATTTTGGTCGCTGTTAATCCCTATCAAATACTACCCATCTACACTGCCGATCAAATCAAATTGTATAAGGAGCGTAAAATCGGTGAATTGCCACCGCATATATTTGCCATCGGTGACAATGCGTATGCGCATATGAAACGTTATCGTCAGGATCAGTGCATAGTCATATCGGGCGAATCAGGCGCTGGCAAGACGGAAAGTACAAAATTGATATTACAATACTTGGCGGCAATTAGTGGCAAACACTCGTGGATCGAACAGCAAATACTCGAAGCGAATCCGATACTCGAAGCATTCGGCAATGCGAAAACCGTGCGCAATGACAATTCATCACG CTTTGGCAAATATATCGACATACACTTTAGCTCGAGTGGTGTCATCGAAGGCGCCAAAATCGAACAATATCTCTTGGAGAAATCTCGAATAGTTTCGCAAAATCATAGCGAACGTAATTATCATGTGTTCTACTGTATATTAGCGGGCCTATCGGCGGAGGAGAAACGGCGTTTGGATCTGGGCAATGCTGCCGATTATAA ATATCTCACCGGCGGCGATTGTATTACCTGCGAAGGGCGCGACGATGCTGCTGAATTCTCAGATATACGCTCCGCCATGAAGGTGTTGCTCTTCTCCGATCAGGAAATCTGGGAAATTATCAAATTACTCGCAGCGCTGCTGCACTGTGGCAATATCAGGTATAAAGCGACTGTTGTTGATAATCTGGACGCGACCGAGATACCCGAACACATTAATGTGGAACGCGTTGCTGCCTTACTCGGTCTGCCAATGCAGCCGCTAATCGATGCATTAACGCGGCGCACGCTTTTCGCACACGGCGAGACGGTAGTGTCAACGCTGTCACGTGAACAATCCGTGGATGTGCGTGACGCCTTCGTGAAGGGCATCTATGGACGAATGTTTGTGCATATTGTGCGCAAAATTAATTCGGCGATCTTCAAGCCGCGCGGCACATCACGTAATGCTATTGGTGTCTTGGATATTTTCggtttcgaaaatttcgatcaAAATAGTTTCGAACAATTTTGCATAAACTATGCGAATGAGAATTTGCAACAATTCTTTGTGCAGCATATTTTCAAACTCGAACAGGAGGAGTACAATCACGAGGCTATCAATTGGCAGCACATTGAGTTTGTGGACAATCAGGATGCGCTCGATTTGATAGCCATCAAGCAGTTGAATATTATGGCATTGATCGATGAGGAGGCGCGCTTTCCAAAGGGCACGGATCACACGATGTTGGCGAAGCTGCACAAAACGCATGGCGCACATAAGAATTACTTGAAGCCGAAGTCGGATATTAATACCAGTTTCGGCTTGAATCATTTTGCCGGCGTTGTGTTCTATGATACTAGCGGTTTTCTCGATAAGAATCGCGATACATTTAGTCccgatttattgcatttggtCAGCCAGAGTTCGAATAAGTTTTTGCGTCAGATCTTCAATCAGGATATTGAAATGGGCGCTGAGACGCGCAAACGCACACCCACACTCTCGACACAGTTCCGCAAAAGTTTGGACGCGCTAATGAAAACATTGAGCACGTGTCAACCATTCTTCATACGTTGCATCAAACCGAATGAACTGAAAAAGCCTATGCTTTTCGATCGCGGCTTGTGTTGTCGACAGCTGCGTTACTCCGGCATGATGGAGACGATACGTATACGTCGCGCTGGCTACCCCATACGCCATGGCTTTCGCGATTTCGTTGAGCGTTATCGCTTTCTAATACCCGGCGTGCCGCCAGCGCATCGCACAGAGTGCCGCGCGGCCACCGCGCGCATATGCGCCACTGTGTTGGGTAAATCGGACTACCAGCTAGGCAACACAAAGGTGTTTTTGAAAGATGCACATGATCTTTTCCTCGAACAGGAGCGCGATCGCGTTCTCACGCGCAAGATACTTATACTACAACGCACCATACGCGGTTGGGTGTATCGACGTCGTTATTTGCGTATGCGCGAAGCTGTCATCACGGTACAACGCTTCTGGAAGGGTTATGCGCAGCGTCAACGCTACCGTCAAATGCGTGTGGGCTATATGCGCCTGCAGGCGCTCATACGTTCACGTGTGCTCTCACATCGTTTTCGGCATTTACGCGGTCACATTGTGGGCCTGCAAGCGCATGCCCGTGGCTATTTGGTGCGCCGCGAGTATGGGCACAAAATGTGGGCGATCATTAAGATACAATCGCATGTGCGGCGCATGATTGCTATGCGTAAATATCAGAAGCTGCGCGAGGAGTATAAGCAATTTGCTGAGGTGTTACACTTGCGTAAACTGGAAGAACAGGAGCTGATGCACAAGGGTAATAAGCATGCGCGTGAGATTGCGGAGCAGCACTATCGCGATCGTTTGCATGAGCTGGAACGTCGCGAAATGGAGAAAGAGATTGAGGAGCGCCGACGTGTGGAGGTGAAGAAGAACATCATTAATGATGCGGCGCGCAAGCAAGATGAACCGGTGGACGATAGCAAGTTGGTGGAGGCGATGTTTGACTTTTTGCCCGACTCCAGCAGTGAGGCGCCCACACCACATGGCGGCCGCGAAACGTCGGTGTTCAACGATCTGCCGCACAACAACTCCATGAACCATGAG GACATAATTGGGCCGCTGCATGTCTCAGAGGATGAGGAAGATCTTTCTGAGTTCAAGTTCCAGAAATTCGCTGCTACCTACTTCCAAGGCAACGTCACACACCAGTACTCGAAGAAGGCGCTGAAGCATCCTTTACTGCCACTGCATACACAAGGCGATCAGTTGGCGGCACAAGCGCTCTGGATAACCATATTGCGTTTCACAGGCGACATGCCTGAACCAAAATATCACACCATGGACCGCATGGACACCACTTCCGTTATGTCGAAGGTTACAGCCACGTTGGGGCGTAACTTCATTAGGAGCAAA GAATTCCAGGAAGCACAGCTCATGGGTCTCGACCCGGAAGCGTTCCTTAAACAGAAGCCGCGCTCAATACGCCACAAACTCGTTTCGCTAACGCTGAAGCGTAAAAATAAACTCGGCGAAGATGTACGTCGCCGCCTACAAGACGAGGAGTACACCGCGGACAGCTACCAATCTTGGCTGCAATCGCGCCCCACCTCGAACTTGGAGAAATTGCATTTCATTATAGGCCATGGCATATTGCGCGCCGAGCTGCGCGATGAAATCTACTGTCAAATATGCAAACAACTAACCAATAATCCGCTCAAATCCTCGCATGCGCGCGGCTGGATACTGCTCTCTCTATGTGTCGGCTGCTTTGCGCCATCAGAAAAGTTCGTCAACTACTTGCGCGCCTTCATACGTGAAGGTCCGCCCGGTTATGCACCATACTGTGAAGAGCGGTTGAAGCGCACATTTAATAACGGCACGCGCAATCAACCGCCTTCTTGGTTGGAGTTGCAGGCCACAAAGTCGAAGAAGCCTATCATGCTACCCATTACTTTCATGGATGGTAATACGAAAACGCTGCTAGCCGACTCCGCTACCACAGCGCGTGAGCTATGCAATCAGCTCTCAGATAAGATCACGCTGAAAGATCAATTTGGCTTCTCGCTCTACATTGCGCTCTTCGATAAAGTCTCATCGTTGGGTAGCGGCGGCGATCATGTCATGGACGCCATATCGCAGTGCGAACAGTACGCAAAAGAACAGGGCGCACAAGAGCGCAATGCGCCATGGCGTCTCTTCTTCCGCAAGGAGATCTTTGCACCCTGGCATGATCCCACACACGATCAAGTCGCAACGAACCTCATTTATCAGCAAGTGGTGCGCGGCGTTAAGTTCGGCGAGTATCGCTGTGACAAGGAGGATGATTTGGCAATGATTGCGGCGCAGCAGTACTTCATCGAATATGGCACGGATATGTCCATGGAGCGTCTATTCACGCTGCTGCCCAACTTTATACCCGACTTCTGTTTGACCGGCGTAGAGAAGGCTATTGAGCGCTGGGCTGCATTGGTACTGCAAGCttataaaaagtcttactacgTGCGAGATAAAGTCGCGGCCTTAAAGATCAAAGAGGACATTGTTAGTTATGCGAAGCTAAAGTGGCCACTGCTCTTCTCGCGCTTCTACGAAGCTTATCGCAACTCAGGTCCGAATTTGCCGAAAAACGATGTCATAATAGCAGTAAATTGGACGGGTGTATACGTAGTGGATGATCAGGAGCAGGTGCTGTTGGAGCTGAGCTTCCCGGAAATCACCGCCGTCTCCAGCCAAAAGACAAATAAAGTGTTCACGCAAACGTTCAGTTTGTCCACCGTTCGCGGTGAGGAGTTCACCTTCCAGAGCCCGAACGCGGAGGACATAAGAGATTTGGTGGTGTACTTCCTGGATGGGCTGAAGAAACG TTCGCGCTATGTGATCGCCATACAGGATTATCGCGCGCCTTCAGACGGTTCGAGCTTCCTCTCCTTCCTCAAAGGGGATCTCATCATACTCGAGGACGAGTCTTGCGGTGAGTCGGTACTAAACAATGGCTGGTGCATTGGACGTTGCGAACGCACACAAGAACGTGGCGATTTCCCTGCGGAGACTGTTTATGTGCTGCCCACGCTCACAAAGCCGCCACAGGACATCTTGGCATTGTTCAACATCGAAGAGGCACATCATGGACGCCGCCTAAGTATGGTTTCGAATGGCGCGCCCGAGCCGCGTGATCGTCCGCACACGTTAATGGAATATGCGCTGGATCATTTCCGTTTGCCGCCGAAGCGCACAATGTCCAAGACATTGACGCTCAGCTCGAAGCGCGCCGATGAAATCTGGCGTTACTCACGTGATCCCATTAAGGCGCCGCTGCTGCGCAAGTTGCAGAGCAAAGAGGAGCTCGCCGAGGAGGCCTGCTTTGCATTCGCTGCCATACTGAAGTATATGGGCGATCTGCCATCGAAGCGTCCACGTATGGGCAATGAAATAACCGATCACATTTTCGATGGACCGCTCAAACATGAAATTTTACGTGATGAAATCTATTGTCAAATCATGAAACAGTTAACGGACAATCGTAATCGTGTCTCAGAGGAACGTGGCTGGGAATTGATGTGGCTGGCTACCGGACTCTTCGCCTGCTCGCAAGGTTTGCTCAAAGAGTTGATGATGTTCTTGCGCACGCGTCGACATCCCATCTCACAGGACTCGATGCATCGTTTGCAGAAGACAATACGTAATGGCCAGCGCAAGTATCCGCCACATCAGGTAGAAGTCGAAGCGATACAACACAAAACTACACAAATTTTCCATAAAGTCTACTTCCCCGACGACACGGACGAAGCATTCGAGGTGGACTCTTCGACACGTGCAAAAGATTTCTGCCACAACATCTCGCAGCGTCTGTCATTGCGCACCAGTGAGGGTTTCTCGCTGTTCGTCAAGATCGCCGATAAAGTGATCTCCGTACCGGAGGGTGATTTCTTCTTTGACTTTGTACGTCATCTGACTGATTGGATTAAAAAGGCGCGTCCCATACGCGATGGCTCAAATCCGCAATTCACCTATCAAGTGTTCTTCATGAAGAAGTTGTGGACGAATACGGTGCCGGGTAAAGATCGCAATGCCGATCTGATATTCCACTATCATCAAGAGTTGCCGAAATTGTTGCGCGGCTATCATAAGTGCTCGCGCGAGGAGGCGGCCAAACTGGCAGCGCTGGTGTATCGCGTGCGCTACGGCGAGAACAAGCAGGAGTTGCAGGCCATACC acAAATGCTGCGCGAACTGATACCCTCCGATATTATGAAGATGCAAAGCACCAGCGAATGGAAGCGCGCCATTGTAGCTTCATACAATCAGGATGGTGGCATGAGCTCGGAGGATGCCAAAGTGGCATTTTTAAAGATCGTTTACAG ATGGCCCACATTCGGCTCCGCCTTCTTCGAGGTCAAACAAACGACTGAGCCGAATTACCCGGAAATGTTGCTCATTGCAATCAACAAGCATGGCGTCAGTCTTATACATCCAGTCACCAAG GACATTTTAATCACACATCCATTTACGCGCATTTCCAATTGGTCCTCCGGCAACACCTACTTCCATATGACCATCGGCAATTTGGTGCGTGGCTCCAAGTTGCTATGTGAGACATCGTTGGGCTACAAAATGGATGATTTATTGACATCATATATATCACTTATGTTAACGAATATGAACAAAAATCGCACTATACGAGCAAATTAA